The following coding sequences lie in one Prosthecobacter vanneervenii genomic window:
- a CDS encoding DUF1592 domain-containing protein: MPFTPGMRMLRQRCRARVMLTASTALLLFSTLLRAAETPAPAVPALTPAGSKPVASAPGKPATAAPKPAAKPPEPKPKTDEKRKPPTFPKLPPPVGPVPTDPEDAYLYSRQAATRQTFNDKIIPFVTKYCHECHGDRRMKGGVNFHPAMRNPGDPAYLRRWVTGMATVNAHDMPPDDADNQPSDAERQAFIDWVGQLKYLSPKDPGVFVIRRLTKTEYGNTLHDLLGVSTDLVKDLPDEVPGEGYLNTLSPLQMEQYLSIANEALDRALSAPGAKPTAVEQRLFGAALKPDGDPRSAAQRVARSLARSSYRRPATDQETNVLMQVYDLALASKQPHAAALRLMLKATLVSPQFLYITPAIKATPGQQILPLDDWMLASRLSYFLWASMPDEQLSSLADAGKLHEPAVLKAQAVRMLKDKRSRALFDGFGAQWLSLADLADKTFDTTKFPQMTPALRRAMYDEARLFFDSIVRENRSITTFVQSDYTFLNAELAAIYGSGLPEGITGGEMRRVQLTDANRGGILGMPGVLAMTSLPNRTSPVKRGVWVLEQVLGEHVPPAPPNVPTLEKQDKNKIANLTLRQRTELHRTNAVCANCHKILDPIGFGLENFDAIGRWRTQDDTGGAIDAGGELPGGKRFTSPKELKAIIATRSQDLARNLTEKILAYALCRELEGYDQIIVDGLLSNLAPEGYRMQSLITSIVTSYPFTHRRVVETLAPAVPAKPAAAGKK; encoded by the coding sequence ATGCCATTCACCCCCGGAATGCGAATGCTGCGGCAGCGCTGCCGTGCTCGCGTCATGCTCACGGCCAGCACAGCCCTGCTTCTTTTTTCCACGCTGCTGAGAGCCGCTGAGACTCCTGCACCTGCCGTCCCCGCGCTCACTCCTGCAGGCTCCAAGCCCGTTGCCTCGGCGCCAGGCAAACCAGCCACAGCAGCGCCCAAACCTGCGGCCAAGCCGCCCGAGCCCAAACCCAAGACGGACGAAAAGCGCAAGCCCCCCACCTTTCCAAAGCTGCCTCCGCCTGTGGGCCCGGTCCCCACCGACCCCGAAGACGCCTATCTCTACTCCCGCCAGGCGGCCACGCGCCAGACGTTCAACGACAAGATCATTCCCTTCGTCACCAAGTACTGCCACGAATGCCATGGCGACCGCCGCATGAAAGGAGGCGTCAATTTCCACCCAGCCATGCGCAATCCCGGCGACCCCGCCTACCTCCGCCGCTGGGTCACAGGCATGGCCACCGTGAACGCTCACGACATGCCCCCTGATGACGCTGACAATCAGCCTAGCGATGCCGAGCGCCAGGCCTTCATCGACTGGGTCGGCCAGCTCAAATACCTCAGCCCAAAAGACCCTGGCGTATTTGTCATTCGCCGCCTCACCAAGACCGAATACGGCAACACCCTGCACGACCTCCTCGGCGTCAGCACGGACCTCGTGAAAGACCTCCCAGATGAAGTCCCCGGAGAAGGCTACCTCAACACCCTCTCCCCGCTCCAGATGGAGCAGTACCTCAGCATCGCCAATGAGGCCTTGGACCGCGCACTTTCCGCTCCTGGTGCCAAGCCCACGGCCGTAGAGCAGCGACTCTTTGGTGCTGCGCTGAAACCAGATGGCGATCCACGCTCTGCTGCGCAGAGAGTGGCGCGCAGCCTAGCCCGCAGTTCCTACCGACGCCCCGCCACTGATCAGGAAACCAACGTGCTCATGCAGGTGTACGACCTCGCGCTGGCCAGCAAGCAGCCCCACGCCGCCGCCCTCCGGCTCATGCTCAAGGCCACTCTCGTGTCCCCACAGTTTCTCTACATCACTCCCGCCATCAAGGCCACCCCCGGTCAGCAGATCCTCCCGCTCGACGACTGGATGCTCGCCTCCCGCCTCTCCTACTTCCTCTGGGCCAGCATGCCGGACGAGCAGCTCTCCTCCTTGGCTGATGCTGGCAAACTGCACGAACCCGCAGTCCTCAAGGCCCAGGCGGTGCGCATGCTCAAAGACAAACGCTCCCGCGCCCTCTTCGATGGATTCGGCGCGCAGTGGCTCAGCCTCGCCGATCTCGCAGACAAGACCTTCGATACCACCAAATTCCCCCAGATGACACCCGCGCTCCGTCGCGCCATGTACGACGAAGCACGTCTCTTCTTTGACAGCATCGTCCGGGAAAACCGAAGCATCACCACCTTTGTGCAGAGCGACTACACCTTCCTCAATGCAGAGCTCGCCGCAATCTACGGCAGCGGCCTGCCCGAAGGCATCACCGGCGGCGAGATGCGCCGCGTGCAGCTCACCGATGCCAACCGCGGGGGCATCCTCGGCATGCCCGGCGTGCTGGCCATGACGTCTCTTCCCAATCGCACCAGCCCGGTGAAACGCGGAGTCTGGGTGCTGGAACAGGTCCTTGGCGAGCACGTCCCTCCCGCCCCGCCCAATGTCCCCACGCTGGAAAAGCAGGACAAAAACAAAATCGCCAATCTCACCCTCCGCCAGCGCACCGAGCTCCACCGCACCAACGCCGTCTGCGCCAACTGCCACAAGATCCTCGACCCCATCGGCTTCGGGCTGGAAAACTTTGACGCCATCGGCCGCTGGCGCACCCAGGATGACACCGGCGGGGCCATCGATGCCGGGGGCGAGCTCCCTGGCGGCAAACGCTTCACCAGCCCCAAGGAACTCAAGGCCATCATCGCCACCCGCAGCCAAGACCTCGCCCGCAACCTCACCGAAAAAATCCTCGCCTACGCCCTGTGCCGCGAGCTGGAAGGTTACGACCAAATCATCGTGGACGGCTTGCTCTCCAACCTCGCCCCCGAAGGCTACCGCATGCAGAGCCTCATCACCTCCATCGTCACCAGCTACCCCTTTACCCATCGCAGAGTGGTGGAGACGCTCGCTCCTGCAGTTCCAGCCAAACCTGCTGCCGCAGGAAAGAAGTAG